Proteins from one Algicella marina genomic window:
- a CDS encoding lysophospholipid acyltransferase family protein — protein MMTLFRSILFDFLMFALVPIIGILGLPIALYSRGGTYWVMRQYARTVLFLLRVLCGLSVEVRGTPPQGNVMIAAKHQSFLDVMVLFLNVPRARFIMKQELRWVPVFGFYTMRIGSTPVSRGKKGKAVSAMTRDVESKKGEAGQLIIYPEGTRTLPGAPPAYKVGAGVIYTRLGQECCLVATNVGAFWPRRGWRRRPGVAVVEFLETIPVGLELHDFMDTMQTGIETASNRLLQETGFPVAPAD, from the coding sequence ATGATGACGCTGTTCCGTTCCATTCTGTTCGATTTCCTGATGTTCGCACTGGTTCCGATCATCGGTATTCTCGGTTTGCCCATTGCGCTCTATTCGCGCGGTGGCACCTATTGGGTGATGCGGCAGTATGCGCGGACAGTGCTGTTCCTGCTGCGCGTCCTCTGTGGGTTGAGCGTCGAGGTTCGGGGCACGCCACCGCAGGGCAATGTAATGATTGCGGCCAAACACCAGTCATTTCTCGATGTGATGGTCTTGTTTCTGAATGTGCCGCGCGCGCGTTTCATCATGAAGCAGGAATTGCGCTGGGTTCCGGTGTTTGGTTTCTACACCATGCGCATAGGCTCTACACCAGTTTCGCGCGGCAAGAAGGGGAAGGCCGTTTCCGCCATGACCCGCGATGTTGAATCAAAGAAGGGCGAGGCTGGGCAGCTGATCATATATCCGGAGGGGACCCGGACACTGCCGGGCGCACCGCCTGCCTACAAGGTTGGGGCAGGTGTGATCTACACCCGGCTCGGGCAAGAGTGCTGCCTTGTCGCCACGAATGTCGGCGCCTTTTGGCCGCGGCGTGGCTGGCGCCGACGTCCCGGGGTTGCGGTGGTCGAATTTCTGGAAACCATCCCGGTCGGTCTGGAACTGCATGATTTCATGGATACCATGCAGACTGGGATTGAAACCGCATCCAACCGGTTGTTGCAGGAAACCGGGTTTCCCGTCGCGCCGGCCGATTGA
- a CDS encoding acetyl-CoA carboxylase carboxyltransferase subunit alpha — translation MQNYLEFEKGLADIEGKAEELRAIGRQNEKANVEDEAKALDIKAAQMLTELYSNLTPWQKCQIARHPDRPHCKDYIDALFSEYTPLAGDRNFAEDEAIMGGLARFEDQPVVIIGHEKGHDTKTRLERNFGMARPEGYRKAVRLMDLADRFGLPVITLVDTPGAYPGKGAEERGQAEAIARSTEKCLSIGVPLVSVIIGEGGSGGAVAFATADRLAMLEYSIYSVISPEGCASILWKDAAKMQEAAEALRLTAEDLHSLGVADRLIPEPKGGAQRDPAGAIASVASGISEMLKELSGQDSAALIKQRRQKFLDMGAKALAA, via the coding sequence ATGCAGAACTACCTCGAATTTGAAAAGGGCTTGGCCGATATCGAAGGCAAGGCCGAAGAGCTTCGTGCAATAGGGCGGCAAAACGAAAAGGCGAATGTCGAGGATGAGGCCAAGGCCCTCGACATCAAGGCCGCTCAGATGCTTACCGAACTCTATTCCAATCTGACGCCCTGGCAGAAATGCCAGATCGCCCGTCATCCCGATCGTCCACACTGCAAGGATTACATCGACGCACTGTTCAGCGAATACACGCCGCTCGCCGGTGACAGGAACTTCGCGGAAGACGAGGCAATTATGGGTGGTTTGGCCCGTTTCGAGGATCAGCCGGTGGTCATTATTGGGCATGAGAAGGGACACGACACCAAAACCCGACTTGAGCGAAACTTCGGCATGGCCCGCCCCGAAGGTTACCGCAAGGCCGTTCGACTGATGGATCTGGCTGATCGCTTTGGTCTACCGGTCATCACGCTTGTGGACACGCCGGGCGCGTATCCGGGCAAGGGAGCGGAGGAACGGGGACAGGCCGAGGCCATTGCGCGCTCGACCGAGAAATGCCTCTCCATCGGCGTGCCTCTGGTTTCCGTAATCATCGGAGAAGGCGGATCCGGCGGCGCTGTAGCGTTTGCCACCGCTGACAGGCTGGCAATGCTGGAATATTCCATTTATTCCGTAATTTCACCGGAAGGATGTGCATCAATCCTCTGGAAAGATGCCGCGAAGATGCAGGAAGCAGCGGAAGCTCTGCGCCTCACGGCTGAGGACCTGCATTCGCTTGGCGTCGCTGACCGTCTGATCCCAGAACCGAAAGGCGGGGCCCAGCGGGACCCCGCAGGCGCCATAGCCTCCGTGGCCAGCGGAATATCCGAAATGCTGAAGGAACTTTCCGGTCAGGATTCGGCAGCGCTGATCAAGCAAAGGCGTCAGAAGTTTTTAGATATGGGCGCCAAGGCGCTCGCCGCCTGA